One genomic segment of Pseudonocardia sp. T1-2H includes these proteins:
- a CDS encoding acyl-CoA dehydrogenase family protein has product MTRASINIGISDRVADYTERFRRFLDDEVAPLEEQLAAKNVGTAAQPHLDEAGRMHPEVWEARREVQRRAGAAGLYAPHNSASVGGGGLSRVEMHHVEEFVYRNSGLGLGLAALAWTEGPNPAIEHCSPAAREQYLTPLIKGEITAAFCNTEPDVGSDVLKMSTWAKRDGDDWILNGHKAWITNAHFADVLQVVAVTEPGAGTRSLSMFLVDAGAPGFRRGVDLPTMMNDGLTGELEFTDVRVPAENVVGEIGDGFALAMSWINWRRMCRGGMDAGWGNWLLDRALSYSRERQSGGKPIGALQAVQHLIADMDADITQAKATSLMIQAQLDELGPFDIPLHRDAPRLISLLKIINDEAFYRVTDRAVQIHGARGLQLGSPEEKLFRVARNLRIPAGTVEIQRNAIARGLLRDRGPAA; this is encoded by the coding sequence ATGACGCGCGCGAGCATCAACATCGGCATCAGCGACCGGGTCGCCGACTACACCGAGCGCTTCCGCCGGTTCCTCGACGACGAGGTCGCCCCGCTCGAGGAGCAGCTGGCGGCGAAGAACGTCGGGACGGCGGCACAGCCGCATCTCGACGAGGCCGGCCGGATGCACCCCGAGGTGTGGGAGGCCCGCCGGGAGGTCCAGCGCCGCGCCGGCGCCGCCGGCCTCTACGCCCCGCACAACTCCGCCTCGGTCGGCGGCGGCGGGCTCTCGCGGGTGGAGATGCACCACGTCGAGGAGTTCGTGTACCGCAACTCCGGGCTGGGCCTGGGACTCGCCGCACTGGCCTGGACCGAGGGCCCGAACCCCGCGATCGAGCACTGCTCCCCGGCCGCGCGCGAGCAGTATCTGACCCCGCTCATCAAGGGTGAGATCACCGCGGCGTTCTGCAACACCGAGCCCGACGTCGGCTCGGACGTGCTGAAGATGTCGACCTGGGCCAAGCGCGACGGCGACGACTGGATCCTCAACGGCCACAAGGCGTGGATCACCAACGCCCACTTCGCCGACGTGCTGCAGGTGGTCGCCGTCACCGAGCCCGGCGCCGGCACGCGGTCGCTGTCGATGTTCCTCGTCGACGCCGGCGCCCCCGGGTTCCGTCGCGGCGTCGACCTGCCCACCATGATGAACGACGGGCTGACCGGCGAGCTGGAGTTCACCGACGTCCGGGTGCCCGCGGAGAACGTCGTCGGCGAGATCGGTGACGGCTTCGCCCTGGCCATGTCGTGGATCAACTGGCGGCGGATGTGCCGCGGCGGCATGGACGCCGGCTGGGGCAACTGGCTCCTCGACCGGGCCCTGTCCTACTCCCGGGAGCGGCAGTCCGGAGGCAAGCCGATCGGCGCGCTGCAGGCCGTCCAGCACCTGATCGCGGACATGGACGCCGACATCACCCAGGCCAAGGCCACCTCGCTGATGATCCAGGCCCAGCTGGACGAGCTCGGCCCGTTCGACATCCCGCTGCACCGCGACGCGCCCCGGCTGATCAGCCTGCTGAAGATCATCAACGATGAGGCGTTCTACCGGGTCACCGACCGCGCCGTGCAGATCCACGGAGCCCGAGGCCTGCAGCTGGGCTCGCCGGAGGAGAAGCTGTTCCGGGTGGCCCGCAATCTCCGGATCCCGGCGGGGACGGTGGAGATCCAGCGCAACGCCATCGCCCGCGGGCTGCTGCGGGACCGGGGGCCGGCCGCATGA
- a CDS encoding TetR/AcrR family transcriptional regulator, whose amino-acid sequence MSEGARAGRRDAVAEMKRGIILDAAQRVFAENGLRGASMRAIAKEAGYVPGAIYAYFPSKEHIYAAALSESLIRLREATETAAVGAGARERLVAAGLAWFDFYDANPRDLDMGFYLFGGGIEPRGLSEELDRELNAALLATLEPVRRAAIEIGATEDDAVVLTADTFAHASGLLLLAHTRRIELFKLDARPLMAQHMEQLAARIAT is encoded by the coding sequence ATGTCTGAGGGAGCTCGGGCCGGACGCCGTGACGCCGTGGCGGAGATGAAGCGCGGCATCATCCTCGATGCCGCCCAGCGGGTCTTCGCCGAGAACGGGCTGCGCGGGGCGAGCATGCGCGCGATCGCCAAGGAGGCGGGCTACGTCCCGGGCGCGATCTACGCCTATTTCCCCAGCAAGGAGCACATCTACGCCGCCGCGTTGAGCGAGTCGCTGATCCGCCTGCGCGAGGCGACCGAGACCGCCGCGGTCGGCGCCGGCGCCCGCGAGCGACTGGTCGCGGCCGGGCTGGCGTGGTTCGACTTCTACGACGCGAACCCGCGTGACCTCGACATGGGCTTCTACCTGTTCGGCGGCGGCATCGAACCCCGCGGGCTCTCCGAGGAGCTCGACCGTGAGCTCAACGCCGCACTCCTCGCGACCCTCGAACCCGTCCGGCGCGCGGCGATCGAGATCGGGGCCACCGAGGACGACGCCGTCGTCCTGACGGCGGACACGTTCGCCCACGCCTCGGGCCTGTTGCTGCTCGCCCACACGCGCCGCATCGAGCTCTTCAAGCTCGACGCGCGCCCGTTGATGGCCCAGCACATGGAGCAGTTGGCCGCGCGGATCGCCACCTGA
- a CDS encoding adenylyltransferase/cytidyltransferase family protein — MTTRTALACVTGRFQPVHEQHLELFEIALRDADQLIVAITNPDHGVRHEEPTSAHRHRDSANPFTYYERVRLLTAALTDRGIAADTTIVPFDLTRPQHWPEYVPLHARHLVRAYTDWERHKAELLADAGYPVTVLDGAPVQRLSATEIRSRIEHGERWEDLVPASVIPVLQSLLPKVTGSPAGGER, encoded by the coding sequence ATGACCACGCGGACCGCACTCGCCTGCGTGACCGGGCGTTTCCAACCGGTCCACGAGCAGCACCTGGAGCTGTTCGAGATCGCGCTGCGCGACGCCGACCAGCTGATCGTCGCGATCACCAACCCGGATCACGGAGTCCGGCACGAGGAGCCGACCTCGGCCCACCGGCACCGCGACTCGGCCAACCCTTTCACCTACTACGAGCGGGTCCGGCTGCTGACCGCGGCCCTGACCGATCGGGGGATCGCCGCGGACACGACGATCGTGCCGTTCGACCTCACCCGTCCGCAGCACTGGCCCGAGTACGTGCCCCTGCACGCCCGGCACCTCGTCCGCGCCTACACCGACTGGGAACGGCACAAGGCCGAGCTGCTGGCCGACGCCGGATACCCCGTCACGGTGCTCGACGGCGCCCCCGTCCAGCGCCTCTCCGCCACGGAGATCCGGAGCCGGATCGAGCACGGCGAGCGGTGGGAGGACCTCGTGCCCGCCTCGGTGATCCCGGTGCTGCAGTCGCTCCTCCCGAAGGTCACCGGTTCGCCGGCGGGAGGCGAGCGGTGA
- the selD gene encoding selenide, water dikinase SelD, whose protein sequence is MSRAARPLTQYSPGGGCACKMPQGLLGDVMASLRGDGLLAGASGPLRVGLDPGDDAAVYDLDGLDGSSLVATCDFLTPVVDDPYDWGRIAATNALSDVYAMGGRPLLALNLLGWPAELNVDMLGDVLRGGARAVADAGALLAGGHSIVDPAPKYGLAVVGAVDRDAILRKGGGRAGDLLVLTKPIGLGVVGTAVKRGQAYPSLVKTAVEVMTRLNAEAAAVARAFGLRGGTDVTGFGLIGHLHEMGRAGAVAARLDAGSVPVLPGVAELVAGGCGPDGSRRTLANALDRGWFDPGGLDADRQLLLADAQTSGGLLLAVPADDADDLVTQLHDRGDEAADVVGRLVDGEPGTVTVEEGP, encoded by the coding sequence ATGAGCCGGGCGGCTCGGCCACTGACGCAGTACTCGCCGGGTGGGGGCTGCGCCTGCAAGATGCCGCAGGGCCTGCTCGGCGACGTCATGGCGTCGTTGCGCGGCGACGGGCTGCTGGCCGGTGCGAGCGGCCCGTTGCGGGTCGGGCTCGACCCCGGCGACGACGCCGCCGTCTACGACCTGGACGGGCTCGACGGGAGTTCGCTCGTCGCGACCTGTGACTTCCTCACCCCCGTGGTCGACGACCCGTACGACTGGGGCCGGATCGCCGCAACGAACGCGTTGTCGGACGTCTACGCCATGGGCGGACGGCCGCTGCTCGCGCTGAACCTGCTCGGCTGGCCCGCGGAGCTGAACGTGGACATGCTCGGCGATGTGCTGCGTGGCGGGGCGCGAGCCGTCGCCGACGCGGGGGCGTTGCTCGCCGGCGGGCACAGCATCGTCGACCCCGCCCCGAAGTACGGGCTCGCCGTCGTGGGCGCGGTCGACCGCGACGCGATCCTGCGCAAGGGCGGCGGCCGGGCCGGCGACCTGCTGGTGCTGACCAAGCCGATCGGGCTCGGCGTCGTGGGTACCGCGGTCAAGCGCGGTCAGGCCTACCCGAGCCTGGTGAAGACCGCAGTGGAGGTCATGACCCGGCTCAACGCCGAGGCCGCTGCCGTCGCGCGAGCGTTCGGGCTGCGTGGCGGCACGGACGTCACCGGCTTCGGCCTGATCGGGCACCTGCACGAGATGGGCCGGGCGGGTGCGGTCGCCGCCCGGCTGGACGCCGGGTCGGTGCCGGTGCTGCCCGGCGTGGCCGAGCTGGTCGCCGGTGGCTGCGGCCCGGACGGCAGCCGCCGCACGCTCGCGAACGCGCTGGACCGCGGCTGGTTCGACCCCGGCGGCCTCGACGCGGACCGGCAACTGCTCCTGGCCGACGCCCAGACCTCCGGCGGGTTGCTGCTCGCAGTCCCCGCCGACGACGCCGACGACCTGGTCACGCAGCTGCACGACCGTGGCGACGAGGCCGCCGACGTGGTGGGTCGGCTCGTCGACGGGGAGCCGGGAACCGTGACCGTCGAGGAGGGCCCATGA